A window from Dysidea avara chromosome 2, odDysAvar1.4, whole genome shotgun sequence encodes these proteins:
- the LOC136246373 gene encoding MAM domain-containing glycosylphosphatidylinositol anchor protein 2-like, whose translation MRYSLAPSTSAEVLPIITTQLENTTTVITEGDNTTIICEAIGYPSPAIMWSRTNGTLSDRVSVSDNTSVLIGNGNVVSVSVNLTLTNANREDTGLYECSASNSVGNDVRNTSVTIQYAPHILSDIIAEGSEVANFTCQATGEPVPNISWFFNEVMIDVSDTSKYRIEPRSINTSTTENTLTVYNITSSDVGTYTCNATNIIGSDSRLGCLAGMEYLMTGFQLTCTDLSIVDNCSNTTSESGCFCSNGNVLQDGGVCINRRECPIPPAITTQLENTTTVITEGDNAKIICEAIGYPPPTIMWSSTNGILSDRVSVSDNISVLIGNGNVMSVSVNLTLTNANREDTGLYECFASNGAGSDVKNTSVTVQCKLYNEKENMRDQKMNNQGRSIIHPVYLRKYAH comes from the exons ATGCGGTACAGCTTAGCTCCAAG cacaagtgctgaag TTCTACCAATTATCACTACCCAATTGGAGAACACCACTACAGTGATTACTGAAGGAGACAATACCACGATTATATGTGAAGCTATTGGTTATCCTTCACCTGCAATAATGTGGAGTAGGACTAATGGAACTTTAAGTGATAGAGTATCAGTGAGTGATAACACTAGTGTTCTTATTGGTAATGGAAATGTGGTAAGTGTTAGTGTAAACTTGACATTAACAAATGCTAACAGAGAAGACACAGGATTGTATGAGTGTTCTGCTAGTAATAGTGTTGGTAATGATGTCAGGAATACTAGTGTTACTATTCAAT ATGCTCCACATATATTATCAGACATCATTGCTGAAGGAAGCGAAGTAGCAAATTTTACAtgtcaagctactggtgaaccagttccaAACATCAGTTGGTTCTTTAATGAAGTCATGATTGATGTGTCAGATACAAGCAAGTACAGGATAGAGCCTAGATCAATAAACACATCCACTACTGAGAACACACtaacagtgtacaatataacatCATCTGATGTGGGAACTTACACTTGTAATGCTACCAATATTATTGGCAGTGACTCTCGCCTAG GTTGTTTGGCTGGTATGGAATATCTAATGACTGGTTTTCAACTAACTTGTACCGACTTGAGTATTGTTGATAATTGTAGTAATACAACTAGTGAGAGTGGATGTTTCTGTAGTAATGGAAATGTATTGCAAGATGGAGGAGTATGTATTAATCGTCGGGAATGTCCAA TTCCACCAGCTATCACTACCCAATTGGAGAACACTACTACAGTGATTACAGAAGGAGACAATGCTAAAATTATATGTGAAGCTATTGGTTATCCTCCACCTACAATAATGTGGAGTAGCACTAATGGAATTTTAAGTGATAGAGTATCAGTGAGTGATAACATTAGTGTTCTTATTGGTAATGGAAATGTGATGAGTGTTAGTGTAAACTTGACATTGACAAATGCTAATAGAGAAGACACAGGATTATATGAGTGTTTTGCTAGTAATGGTGCTGGTAGTGATGTCAAGAACACTAGTGTTACTGTTCAATGTAAGTTGTACAATGAGAAAGAAAATATGAGAGATCAAAAAATGAATAACCAAGGGAGGTCAATTATACATCCAGTGTACCTGAGAAAATATGCAcattaa